A single region of the Burkholderiales bacterium genome encodes:
- a CDS encoding DUF2934 domain-containing protein, translated as MGLRRDSDKSKDQPAKKSGSGVKRKVGAAGKQDTATQPIQQDENEQVGEPARSTSVMSLTDNEAGSSDVDTQAIPATAIAGSSDVDTQAIPATAIAENADERHQKISASAYARAERRGFEPGKEEDDWLLAEAELYGGATREGEGAEQKWKQQRISKDSQ; from the coding sequence ATGGGACTGCGCCGAGACAGCGACAAATCGAAAGATCAGCCAGCGAAGAAATCGGGCAGCGGCGTCAAACGCAAAGTCGGCGCGGCCGGCAAGCAGGACACTGCAACACAGCCGATTCAGCAAGACGAAAATGAGCAAGTAGGCGAACCCGCTCGTAGCACGAGCGTGATGAGCCTCACGGACAACGAGGCCGGTTCATCGGATGTCGATACGCAAGCGATACCCGCAACGGCGATCGCGGGTTCATCGGATGTCGATACGCAAGCGATACCCGCAACGGCGATCGCGGAGAACGCGGACGAGCGCCACCAAAAAATATCCGCTTCCGCCTATGCGCGCGCCGAACGCCGTGGTTTCGAGCCGGGCAAGGAAGAAGATGACTGGTTGCTGGCGGAAGCCGAACTGTACGGCGGCGCAACGCGGGAAGGCGAAGGCGCGGAACAAAAGTGGAAGCAGCAACGGATTTCGAAGGATAGTCAGTAA